In the genome of Hyla sarda isolate aHylSar1 unplaced genomic scaffold, aHylSar1.hap1 scaffold_3029, whole genome shotgun sequence, the window tcaggctgagtccatatactgtataatacagagggtggtgtattatagagggtgatgtcagggtgagtccatatactgtataatacagagggtggtgtattatagagggtgatgtcaggctgagtccatatactgtataatacagagagggtgtgtgtattatagagggtgatgtcaggctgactccatatactgtataatacagagggtggtgtattatagagggtgatgtcaggctgactccatatactgtataatacagagagggtggtgtattatagagggtgatgtcaggctgagtccatatactgtataatacagagggtggtgtattatagagggtgatgtcaggctgagtccatatactgtataatacagagagggtggtgtattatagagggtgatgtcaggctgagtccatatactgtataatacagagagggtggtgtattatagagggtgatgtcagggtgactccatatactgtataatacagagggtggtgtattatagagggtgatgtcagggtgagtccatatactgtataatacagagagggtggtgtattatagagggtgatgtcaggctgactccatatactgtataatacagagggtggtgtattatagagggtggtgTCAGGGtgagtccatatactgtataatacagagggtggtgtattatagaggtgatgtcaggctgagtccatatactgtataatacagagggtggtgtattatagagggtggtgTCAGGGtgagtccatatactgtataatacagagggtggtgtattatagaggtgatgtcaggctgactccatatactgtataatacagagggtggtgtattatagaaggtgatgtcaggctgagtccatatactgtataatacagagagggtggtgtattatagagggtgatgtcagggtgactccatatactgtataatacagagggtggtgtattatagagggtgatgtcaggctgagtccatatactgtataatacagagggtggtgtattatagagggtgatgtcaggctgagtccatatactgtataatacagagggtggtgtattatagagggtgatgtcaggctgactccatatactgtataatacagagggtggtgtattatagagggtgatgtcaggctgactccatatactgtataatacagagggtggtgtattatagagggtggtgtattatagagggtgatgtcaggctgactccatatactgtataatacagagagggtggtgtattatagagggcgatgtcaggctgactccatatactgtataatacagagggtggtgtattatagagggtgatgtcaggctgagtccatatactgtataatacagagggtggtgtattatagagggtgatgtcaggctgactccatatactgtataatacagagggtggtgtattatagaggtgatgtcaggctgactccatatactgtataatacagagggtggtgtattatagagggtgatgtcaggctgagtccatatactgtataatacagagagggtggtgtattatagagggtgatgtcagggtgactccatatactgtataatacagagggtggtgtattatagagggtgatgtcaggctgactccatatactgtataatacagagggtggtgtattatagagggtgatgtcaggctgactccatatactgtataatacagagggtggtgtattatagagggtgatgtcagggtgactccatatactgtataatacagagggtggtgtattatagagggtgatgtcaggctgactccatatactgtataatacagagagggtggtgtattatagagggtgatgtcaggctgactccatatactgtataatacagagggtggtgtattatagagggtgatgtcaggctgagtccatatactgtataatacagagggtggtgtattatagagggtgatgtcaggctgagtccatatactgtataatacagagagggtggtgtattatagagggtgatgtcagggtgactccatatactgtataatacagagggtggtgtattatagagggtgatgtcaggctgactccatatactgtataatacagagggtggtgtattatagagggtgatgtcaggctgagtccatatactgtataatacagagggtggtgtattatagagggtgatgtcaggctgactccatatactgtataatatagagagggtggtgtattatagagggtgatgtcagggtgactccatatactgtataatatagagggtggtgtattatagagggtgatgtcaggctgactccatatactgtataatacagagagggtggtgtattatagagggtgatgtcaggctgactccatatactgtataatacagagagggtggtgtattatagagggtgatgtcaggctgactccatatactgtataatacagagggtggtgtattatagagggtgatgtcaggctgactccatatactgtataatacagagagggtggtgtattatagagggtgatgtcaggctgagtccatatactgtataatacagagggtggtgtattatagagggtgatgtcaggctgagtccatatactgtataatacagagagggtggtgtattatagagggtgatgtcagggtgactccatatactgtataatacagagagggtggtgtattatagagggtggtgtattatagagggtggtgtcaggctgagtccatatactgtataatacagagggtggtgtattatagagggtgatgtcagggtgagtccatatactgtataatacagagggtggtgtattatagagggtgatgtcaggctgagtccatatactgtataatacagagagggtggtgtattatagagggtgatgtcaggctggagtccatatactgtataatacagagagggtggtgtattatagagggtgatgtcaggctgactccatatactgtataatacagagagggtggtgtattatagagggtgatgtcagggtgactccatatactgtataatacagagggtggtgtattatagagggtgatgtcagggtgagtccatatactgtataatacagagagggtggtgtattatagagggtgatgtcaggctgactccatatactgtataatacagagggtggtgtattatagagggtggtgTCAGGGtgagtccatatactgtataatacagagggtggtgtattatagaggtgatgtcaggctgagtccatatactgtataatacagagggtggtgtattatagagggtgatgtcaggctgagtccatatactgtataatacagagggtggtgtattatagaggtgatgtcaggctgagtccatatactgtataatacagagggtggtgtattatagaggtgatgtcaggctgactccatatactgtataatacagagggtggtgtattatagagggtgatgtcaggctgagtccatatactgtataatacagagagggtggtgtattatagagggtgatgtcagggtgactccatatactgtataatacagagggtggtgtattatagagggtgatgtcaggctgactccatatactgtataatacagagggtggtgtattatagagggtgatgtcaggctgagtccatatactgtataatacagagggtggtgtattatagagggtgatgtcaggctgagtccatatactgtataatacagagggtggtgtattatagagggtgatgtcaggctgagtccatatactgtataatacagagagggtggtgtattatagagggtgatgtcagggtgagtccatatactgtataatacagagggtggtgtattatagagggtgatgtcaggctgagtccatatactgtataatacagagggtggtgtattatagagggtgatgtcaggctgagtccatatactgtataatacagagggtggtgtattatagagggtgatgtcagggtgactccatatactgtataatacagagagggtggtgtattatagagggtgatgtcaggctgagtccatatactgtataatacagagggtggtgtattatagagggtgatgtcaggctgactccatatactgtataatacagagggtggtgtattatagagggtgatgtcaggctgactccatatactgtataatacagagggtggtgtattatagagggtggtgtattatagagggtgatgtcaggctgactccatatactgtataatacagagagggtggtgtattatagagggcgatgtcaggctgactccatatactgtataatacagagggtggtgtattatagagggtgatgtcaggctgagtccatatactgtataatacagagggtggtgtattatagagggtgatgtcaggctgactccatatactgtataatacagagggtggtgtattatagaggtgatgtcaggctgagtccatatactgtataatacagagggtggtgtattatagagggtgatgtcaggctgagtccatatactgtataatacagagggtggtgtattatagagggtgatgtcagggtgactccatatactgtataatacagagggtggtgtattatagagggtgatgtcaggctgactccatatactgtataatacagagggtggtgtattatagaggtgtgatgtcaggctgactccatatactgtataatacagagggtggtgtattatagagggtgatgtcagggtgactccatatactgtataatacagagggtggtgtattatagagggtgatgtcaggctgactccatatactgtataatacagagggtggtgtattatagagggtggtgtattatagagggtgatgtcaggctgactccatatactgtataatacagagagggtggtgtattatagagggtgatgtcaggctgactccatatactgtataatacagagggtggtgtattatagagggtgatgtcaggctgagtccatatactgtataatacagagggtggtgtattatagagggtgatgtcaggctgagtccatatactgtataatacagagagggtggtgtattatagagggtgatgtcagggtgactccatatactgtataatacagagggtggtgtattatagagggtgatgtcaggctgactccatatactgtataatacagagggtggtgtattatagagggtgatgtcaggctgagtccatatactgtataatacagagggtggtgtattatagagggtgatgtcaggctgactccatatactgtataatacagagggtggtgtattatagagggtgatgtcaggctgagtccatatactgtataatacagagggtggtgtattatagagggtgatgtcaggctgactccatatactgtataatacagagggtggtgtattatagagggtgatgtcaggctgactccatatactgtataatacagagggtggtgtattatagagggtgatgtcaggctgactccatatactgtataatacagagggtggtgtattatagagggtgatgtcaggctgagtccatatactgtataatacagagggtggtgtattatagagggtgatgtcaggctgactccatatactgtataatacagagggtggtgtattatagagggtgatgtcagggtgactccatatactgtataatatagagggtggtgtattatagagggtgatgtcaggctgactccatatactgtataatacagagagggtggtgtattatagagggtgatgtcagggtgactccatatactgtataatacagagagggtggtgtattatagagggtgatgtcagggtgattccatatactgtataatacagagggtggtgtattatagagggtgatgtcagggtgactccatatactgtataatacagagggtggtgtattatagagggtgatgtcaggctgactccatatactgtataatacagagagggtggtgtattatagagggtgatgtcagggtgactccatatactgtataatacagagagggtggtgtattatagagggtgatgtcagggtgactccatatactgtataatacagagggtggtgtattatagagggtggtgtattatagaggggatAAAAGGCTTTTTCTATTAACTgtacattttttcttcagttttacaCAAGAATATAAACAGGTCTAAGAGGAGTTTAAACCCCAGAGCAAAAGGACAAACAAAGCAATAAAAATGCTTGAAAACCAAAACCCAATTAGATGAAGATCATGGTAAAATAATAACACATAGAAACCATATTAGTTCCAAAGAAGAGCAAAATAGTGAATTAATGGGGAGGGAGGAAAAGGGGGACATGAACAACAACAATCAACACCGGGGAAACTGCCCCAAATCTCCTGTttgcactactacccccattaagTCTGTTCCTCCCCAGTATAATACACCTCATGTATTGTACTGATGAGCTCTGCTATTCTGTATATTAAGCCAATACAATCATCTCTTATAAGGAgatagggggaggggccaaatacAAAATGGGAGAAGTGCATTGTACCCCTCCAGAgccgtactcactattctgctgttacatcatgtccttcccccagagctgcactcactattctgctgtgagaTCATATCTTATCTCACCCTGTCgtggcccccccccctctcaccctgtcgtggcccccccccctctcaccctgtCGTGgcccacccccctctcacccgcTCGTGGCCCCCCCTCTCTCACCCGCTCGTGGCCCCCCCTCTCTCACCCGCTCGTGGCCCCCCCTCTCTCACCCGCTCGTGGCCCCCCCTCTCTCACCCGCTCGTGGCCCCCCCTCTCTCACCCGCTCGTGGCCCCCCCTCTCTCACCCGCTCGTGGCCCCCCCTCTCTCACCCGCTCgtggccccccctctcacccactcatgtcttatcctccagagctgcactccctattctgctgttacatcatgtcttctcttccagagctgcactcactcttcTGCTCTTACATGTCTTTGCCATTCTAAATCCTCCCCGAGGATGAAGGGTTTTCTGCAGCTTATTCCACATTACCCCAACAATTGTGAACGCATGAACTCTTAGCTGAGCCGAGTGTGCATACATATGGGTGGGTTTGGGTGTGACCACTGACAGATAGGCTCTGCTCGGTCCTGTGACTTACATTCCTCCAGTCCCAGCTGATAGGCCAGGTTCTGCAGTCCTCGCACCTTCTCCATCAAGTTAGCAATGGTGAGACTCCCCAATTCTGCGGGAAAGAGCGGTGTTATTAATGAGTAGAGCGCCCCCCAGATGAAGAGGTCACACAGGGTCCCCAGGACATTTTACCTTTCAGCATGTCCATGTCGTCATGCTCCAGCTCCGCCATCCATTTGGGGGGAGAACTAGCAATGGGCTGTGAAGACAAAAATGGCAAGAAAACAGATTTACAGGAACACAGCAGATGACGGAACATTTAGTGTCAAAAGGAGAAAACTTGACAATGTAAATCAAAATACAACAGTCATACAGgggtgtcaaaaaaaaaaaaaaaacatctgaaacAATACAGAATACAAACCAAAAGAAGGGAAAAAGGTGTGAGGGGAGGGAAAGATGTCATAAAAAGGTCTAGTACACAAAAGAAGGGAATGAATGAAAAGAAGCACAACGATAAATAATAAGACATGACCAGTGTGCGGCGGGCGATGCCATTCATGGCTGCCAAATCCTAGTAACCCTCTCCAGTGTGTCATAACAAAGGGCATTCATCTTTCAGACACCCTAATGTTGTTGACCCTCAATCACCATAAACAGGGAAAGGGTTAAGGATCGCCACTATATGGATCCGGGCTGCATAAGTACAAATTGCATTAAACGGAAGAAGGTAGGATTAACCACTTCTGGCCTAAGGCCCAAGAGGCACATCATTGGGGTTGGAGGGCAAGTAATGCCCGTGACTGAAGAGATGACGTCCATGACCCTACACCAAAaggatactatatggggacatGTCCACCAAATGTGGAGAATGGTACACATCTCGTCACAGCCACGGAAACACGGTGAGAAATAACATTTCCGGATAAATAATATGGAGCCTCGTACAGACCAAATATATTCTGTGTAGAATTTTAAGAGCCTTTTTAACTAAGGAGACCTGCCAGCTGCCTTTACTCAATTGGGTACAACAAGTACGCCATTCAGACAGGAACGGTCAGGCGGAGAGCCTCCTGCCACTGAGTATGAAGGGTAATTGAGAGAACCAGACCGAAGTGGGGAGTAAATGTGGTAGTGATTGTAGAGGGGATCGGAGATATGAGAAAACTTCTGTCACCCTAAAATATTCAGTCCATGGAGGGGAGAAAAGATCAAGTGAAATAAGCGTCCCACCAACTAGGAaattatggaggggggggggtcaagtaGAGATGTAGTAGGAGAGACAGGAGATTGCAGAATTGGACAGAGCACCAATGAAGGTCCTAAAGGAGAAAGAGGGTCAGAAGGTGGTCCTAAAGAGAAAGAGGGTCAGAAGGTGGTCAAAGAGAAAGAGGGTCAGAAGGTGGTCCTAAAGAGAAAGAGGGTCAGAACGTGGTCCTAAAGAGAAAGAGGGTCAGAACGTGGTCCTAAAGAGAAAGAGGGTCAGAGAGGGTCAGAAGGTGGTCCTAAAGAGAAAGAGGGTCAGAAGGTGGTCCTAAAGAGAAAGAGGGTCAGAAGGTGGTCCTAAAGAGAAAGAGGGTCAGAAGGTGGTCAAAGAGAAAGAGGGTCAGAAGGTGGTTCTAAAGAGAAAGAGGGTCAGAAGGTGGTCCTAAAGAGAAAGAGGGTCAGAAGGTGGTCCTAAAGAGAAAGCGGGTCAGAAGGTGGTCCTAAAGAGAAAGAGGGTCAGAAGGTGGTCCTAAAGAGAAAGAGGGTCAGAAGGTGGTCCTAAAGAGAAAGAGGGTCAGAAGGTGGTCCTAAAGAGAAAGAGGGTCAGAAGGTGGTCCTAAAGAGAAAGAGGGTCAGAAGGTGGTCCTAAAGAGGGTCAGAAGGTGGTCCTAAAGAGAAAGAGGGTCAGAAGGTGGTCAAAGAGAAAGAGGGTCAGAAGGTGGTCCTAAAGAGGGTCAGAAGGTGGTCCTAAAGAGAAAGAGGGTCAGAAGGTGGTCCTAAAGAGAAAGAGGGTCAGAAGGTGGTCCTAAAGAGAAAGAGGGTCAGAAGGTGGTCCTAAAGAGAAAGAGGGTCAGAAGGTGGTCCAAAAGAGAAAGAGGGTCAGAAGGTGGTCAAAGAGAAAGAGGGTCAGAAGGTGGCCATAAAGGAGAAAGAGGGGCAGAAGGTGGCCATAAAGGAGAAAGAGGGGCAGAAGGTGGCCATAAAGGAGAAAGAGGGGCAGAAGGAGGTCATAAAGGAGAAAGAGGGGCAGAAGGAGGTCATAAAGGAGAAAGAGGGGCAGAAGGTGGCCATAAAGGAGAAAGAGGGGCAGAAGGAGGAGTGGCAGTGTGGCAAAGAAAGGGTGTATTTTCCTTGTTAACTCTGGAGaatcctccacctgtggcctgattaatgaggtatcaggaagggaaagtgtgtttaaaaggaaagaaaacagaatagttggggctctccctgggaaacagcatgtcgctgtaggggggagacactcgggacctgttgaggaagcacacagctggaatttgtgagtggccccaagtgacAGTGGGAACTGTGTAAAACCGGTTGCAGGGGcatatgttttatgctggctgagggtagctcttcagttagtagtcagggcatgcttacatgtgtagtcagtgaccagaaagtctaggactttggtttgttcctgagttatgttttgttttacctgcaacctgtgtaaataaagctggcgaggtgccagaaTTGTATGCAGAACGGTTGTCTGCCATGTTATTgtgaggaaacgtgtcccgtggcaagtgaccaggacgatcccagagctaatccccaaggaggaatcctta includes:
- the LIN52 gene encoding protein lin-52 homolog, with the protein product TQPYCLSGVDLESSLLSFEKLDRASPDLWPEQLPGVAEFAASFKSPIASSPPKWMAELEHDDMDMLKELGSLTIANLMEKVRGLQNLAYQLGLEECKSQDRAEPICQWSHPNPPI